One part of the Stigmatopora argus isolate UIUO_Sarg chromosome 8, RoL_Sarg_1.0, whole genome shotgun sequence genome encodes these proteins:
- the c8h19orf25 gene encoding UPF0449 protein C19orf25 homolog gives MNAALKGKKRAVLASRPSPPSADHILEDVGAAEADDPVFGILHEQPQQEAEAGDVERTFRQCRRHADVKRQLRESEAILELGRERLTATGQRLGHHVARVREGLS, from the exons ATGAACGCCGCTCTGAAAGGCAAGAAGCGCGCGGTCCTGGCCAGCCGACCCTCCCCGCCCAGCGCGGACCACATCCTGGAAGACGTCGGCGCCGCCGAGGCCGACGACCCGGTCTTCGGCATCCTCCACGAGCAGCCGCAACAAG AGGCGGAGGCGGGCGACGTCGAACGGACCTTCCGGCAATGTCGACGTCACGCTGACGTCAAGCGGCAGCTGCGGGAGTCGGAGGCGATCTTGGAGCTCGGTCGCGAGCGGCTGACGGCGACGGGCCAGCGCCTCGGGCACCACGTGGCTCGGGTCCGAGAGGGACTTTCGTGA
- the apc2 gene encoding adenomatous polyposis coli protein 2 — protein sequence MAQPLASYDQLAHQVAALRQENSHLRRELEDNSNHLCKLETETVSMKEVLKQLQCKLEQEAGTLASSGRGDVLRQLKELHMDLTNYYELKHQGHQGYGSANQAAAEREHRLAPPPAVRSPLAGDVSGLLSPQAFLDGAPPKTAVISGADGRLSDHHMDELYKERNQLLGEIDREERERCWYFSQLETLSQKLAHLPRIDTFSLQMDFIRQQLEFEVQQVRAVVEERFGSGEEMFRRAQMRVARLEQLEKELQENQGNQECQLQLLGAERPPAGEAEINASADGTTDGGGKVEMVFWLLSVLANRDKEEMSRTLLALSSSQDSCVAMRKSGCVPLLVQILHEEGGPGEAQCSREAKSRAGAALHNIVYSQQDEGQARREMRVLHMLEQVRTYCDSGWDWMENRARSRTTGAELPEPVEPQICQATCAIMKLSFEEEFRRAMNELGGLQVVSDLIHLEHQMYAAHNDPINVALRRYAGMALTNLTFGDVVNKATLCSKKSCLQALVAQLGSDSEELHQVVSSILRNLSWRADISGKRVLRDVGCVSALMTCALQATKESTLKSLLSALWNLSAHSSENKESVCAVDGALGFLVSTLTYRCQTNSLAIIESGGGILRNVSSLVASREDYRQVLRDHNCLQTLLQHLRSQSLTIVGNACGTLWNLSSGSPRDQELLWDLGAVGTLRNLVHSKHKTIAMGSAAALRNLLSRRPAKYKDASAPSPGSCAPSLYVRKQRALEAELDDARRLAETFGRPRRLTESLARDYASDSGCFDEEEAPVSRGPDAVSALSAYLDESRREAERARSPFPRGWRPSAAAAVAAASDEVVSAAAERLAEKIADAVAKIDRLVEDVAMRTSSEDSFSLSSEERAESRRGRRRERLGGGGARAFLRLKNAGASTDSLNSSSDGYCGSGERLPQKRPDRLDLGPARPLCAGSRQEFGQGYRAVPVPLPERDPGDERGRTVGEPPDSDGENNPALRTPLSASTKVSSDVSMASVRLSPTYRPAVPLVPGVLEAAGRRAWASPAVAATAKSSPSAGPAAGAPETLQKYSVENTPICFSRCSSLSSLSSEAESDSSAERLRAGDGGREDETLADLSDSQLLLTDSKTFPGPARGEEAFPRGPSPTEEGEEEEEEPSPSSSSDNYLQETPLVMSRCSSLSSLGSFEAPSIASSVQSEPRSEMSDGTVSPSELPDSPGQTAPPSRSKTPCGSEGRACQRRPAEAGEPRQRFQLPPDLDAAIYFTVEKPSENFSCASSLSALPLHEHYVQKDVELKLTPLLPRGERDPGPGRRDSEGNSDDDDDIQILEECIHSAMPSKFGKAGAPAGAPAGASPAPRRFAKALRLPVYVMLPDGTTCPGRRMAAPRKDLGWDDSSDGSPPSDEVLPGPAEERPARPLDERIEDLRIFSRLRKADRIKYPWRAVPSERNGKHVVPTHKVLMQSKEVAERVAGLRNRQRSPGRAQKPPRPPVVKRRAETGQEQKGNRSWEDGKTFRRDGGIGRNGAKGISGNLSRSAGNVGGNLSKSAGNVGGYASGSAAHVGVGGTPAFYAKPRGFHGIKQKLVKDDSPAFHSLSSSLSSLSEAESEERRSKTRRTWHAGKRLCRRSSPSSVSVDSEDDLLQKCITSAMPRQRRKAPPSGGNEAAREASDPWSADEDSEDSAWDRDSDLNSVEWRAIREGADSVVSGLQASKCQELSSEESESVLSFMSTSSFSPKERKLAKDKKANKPLDFAQRKPVANLPVVFRGRTVTYTPVKETAPSQIPPARRAPQAPKNPQLAQHRSKSLHRLGRPGETELSLPKRSSTPPPRIPRSSSSASSQSSGPSPRKPTSPTLSTGGPARKKAPAAGPPERKGRAPAVAEKADRSSGRTQKSPVRIPFMQNSAKATRPLSPLVTNQTTRAQKQVGGGRPGGRPSGRPGGGAPSRSAESDSNGFSRQLTFIKESENGLKRNAPRKGSPQRPVPAASAVFLCSSRCLELKAAAAAQNSKKTAGTCPGQTRPVRRAGPPGAPERRPPGRSGSESPDRYRAGGRMAGGRTRGARPERDAEVFRRHASSPSIGVLSRVTSRSSLRSSSSDSSGRAKSEDGGGGGGGGKKAGRNHAWRRIRDEDVPRILKSTLPPNALALAPSPEEEERPALPMPPSRSVSDATVQTEDFPGALRKPEGGGGDPGGKGDGHPHAVHFRQGSPGKAARVSPFNYVPSPAAAAAAGALPAPDRLKTDGQSQS from the exons ATGGCCCAGCCGCTGGCCTCCTATGACCAGCTGGCCCACCAGGTGGCGGCGCTGCGCCAGGAGAACTCCCACCTTAGGAGAGAGCTGGAGGACAACTCCAACCACCTTTGCAAGCTGGAGACAGAGACGGTCAGCATGAAG GAAGTGCTGAAGCAGCTGCAGTGTAAGCTGGAGCAGGAGGCGGGGACTTTGGCCTCGTCGGGACGCGGCGACGTGCTACGCCAACTCAAAG AGCTGCACATGGACCTGACCAACTACTACGAGCTGAAGCACCAAGGTCACCAAGGTTACGGGTCAGCCAATCAGGCAGCGGCGGAAAGGGAGCACCGCCTGGCCCCGCCCCCTGCGGTCCGCTCCCCCTTGGCCGGCGACGTTTCGGGCCTCTTGTCGCCGCAAGCCTTCCTGGACGGGGCCCCGCCCAAAACGGCCGTCATCAGCGGGGCGGACGGACGTCTCAGCGACCATCACATGGACGAACTCTACAAGGAGAG GAACCAACTTTTGGGAGAAATTGACCGCGAGGAGCGAGAACGCTGCTGGTACTTCAGCCAGCTGGAGACGCTGTCACAGAAACTGGCGCACTTGCCTCGCATCGACACG TTTTCCCTGCAGATGGACTTCATCCGCCAGCAGCTGGAATTCGAAGTCCAGCAGGTGCGTGCGGTGGTGGAAGAACGCTTTGGCAGCGGCGAGGAGATGTTCCGCCGCGCTCAG ATGCGTGTCGCTCGTCTGGAGCAGCTGGAGAAGGAACTGCAGGAGAACCAAGGGAACCAAGAGTGCCAGCTTCAG CTGCTGGGTGCGGAGAGGCCTCCCGCGGGCGAAGCCGAGATCAACGCCTCGGCGGATGGGACGACGGACGGAGGGGGCAAG GTGGAGATGGTCTTCTGGTTGCTGTCCGTGCTGGCCAACAGAGACAAGGAGGAGATGTCCCGGACGCTGCTGGCCCTCTCCAGCTCCCAGGACAGCTGCGTGGCCATGCGCAAGTCCGGCTGCGTGCCGCTGCTGGTCCAGATCCTCCACGAGGAAGGCGGGCCGGGGGAGGCGCAGTGCAGCCGCGAGGCCAAATCCCGAGCCGGCGCCGCCCTGCACAACATCGTCTACTCCCAGCAGGACGAGGGCCAGGCCCGCCGCGAGATGAGAGTCCTCCACATGCTGGAACAAGTTCGCACGTACTGCGACAGCGGCTGGGACTGGATGGAGAACCGGGCCCGGTCCCGGACCACGGGTGCAG AGCTCCCGGAACCGGTGGAACCTCAGATCTGCCAGGCCACCTGCGCCATCATGAAGCTCTCCTTCGAAGAAGAGTTCCGCCGTGCCATGAACGAATTAG GCGGACTCCAGGTGGTTTCGGACCTGATCCACTTGGAGCACCAGATGTACGCCGCCCACAACGACCCCATCAACGTGGCGCTGCGTCGCTACGCCGGCATGGCCTTGACCAACCTCACCTTTGGAGACGTGGTCAACAAG GCCACTCTGTGTTCTAAGAAGAGTTGCCTCCAAGCCCTGGTGGCCCAGCTGGGATCCGACAGCGAGGAGCTCCACCAGGTGGTCTCCAGCATTCTGAGGAACTTGTCCTGGCGGGCCGACATCAGCGGCAAGCGGGTCCTGAGGGACGTGGGCTGCGTCTCCGCCCTGATGACGTGCGCCCTGCAGGCCACCAAG GAGTCCACCTTGAAGAGCCTCCTCAGCGCCTTGTGGAACCTGTCGGCTCACAGCTCGGAGAACAAGGAGTCGGTGTGCGCCGTGGACGGCGCCCTGGGCTTCCTGGTCAGCACGCTGACGTACCGCTGTCAAACCAACTCGCTGGCCATCATCGAGAGCGGCGGCGGCATCCTCAGAAACGTCTCCAGCCTGGTGGCCTCGCGAGAAGATTACAG GCAAGTTCTCCGGGACCACAACTGCCTGCAGACTCTGCTGCAGCACCTGCGTTCTCAGAGCCTGACCATCGTGGGCAACGCCTGCGGGACCCTCTGGAACCTGTCCTCCGGAAGCCCCCGGGACCAGGAGCTGCTGTGGGACTTGGGGGCGGTGGGCACGCTACGCAACCTGGTGCACTCCAAACACAAGACCATCGCCATGGGCAGCGCGGCGGCGCTGCGGAACCTGCTGAGCCGCCGGCCGGCCAAGTACAAGGACGCCTCGGCGCCCTCGCCGGGCTCCTGCGCGCCCTCCCTCTACGTGAGGAAGCAGAGGGCGCTGGAGGCCGAGCTGGACGACGCCCGGCGCCTGGCCGAGACCTTCGGCCGGCCGCGCCGCCTGACCGAGAGCCTGGCCAGGGACTACGCCTCCGATTCGGGCTGCTTCGACGAGGAGGAGGCGCCCGTCTCCCGCGGCCCGGACGCCGTCTCGGCGCTGTCCGCCTACCTGGACGAGTCCCGGAGGGAGGCCGAGCGG GCCAGAAGTCCCTTCCCGCGAGGGTGGAGAccttcggcggcggcggcagtggCGGCGGCGTCCGACGAGGTGGTGTCGGCGGCAGCCGAGAGGCTGGCGGAGAAGATCGCCGACGCGGTGGCCAAGATCGACCGGCTGGTGGAGGACGTGGCCATGCGCACCTCCTCCGAGGACAGCTTCAGCCTGAGCTCGGAGGAGCGCGCCGAGTCGCGCCGCGGCCGGCGGCGTGAGCGGCTGGGTGGGGGCGGGGCCCGGGCCTTCCTGCGCCTCAAGAACGCCGGCGCCTCCACCGACAGCTTGAACAGCAGCAGCGACGGCTACTGCGGCAGCGGCGAGCGCCTCCCGCAAAAAAGACCGGACCGCTTGGATCTGGGCCCGGCCCGCCCGCTCTGTGCAG GAAGCCGGCAAGAGTTTGGCCAAGGGTACCGAGCCGTCCCCGTCCCGCTCCCGGAGAGAGATCCCGGCGACGAGCGAGGCCGGACGGTCGGCGAGCCGCCGGACTCGGACGGCGAAAACAACCCGGCTCTCCGCACGCCGCTCAGCGCCTCCACCAAAGTCTCCTCCGACGTCAGCATGGCCTCCGTCAGGCTGTCCCCCACGTACCGGCCGGCGGTCCCGCTCGTGCCCGGCGTCCTCGAGGCGGCCGGCAGACGAGCCTGGGCGTCCCCCGccgtcgccgccaccgccaAGTCTTCTCCCTCGGCCGGCCCCGCGGCCGGCGCCCCCGAGACGCTCCAGAAGTACTCGGTGGAGAACACGCCCATCTGCTTCTCCCGCTGCAGCTCCCTGTCGTCGCTGTCCTCCGAGGCGGAGAGCGACTCGTCGGCGGAAAGGCTGCGAGCCGGGGACGGCGGGCGGGAGGACGAGACCCTGGCCGACCTGAGCGACAGCCAGCTGCTCCTCACCGATTCCAAGACCTTCCCCGGTCCGGCCAGGGGGGAGGAGGCCTTCCCGAGGGGGCCCTCGCCCAccgaggagggggaggaggaggaggaggagccatcTCCGTCCAGTTCCTCCGACAACTACCTGCAGGAGACCCCCCTGGTGATGAGTCGCTGCAGCTCGCTGAGTTCCTTGGGCAGCTTCGAGGCCCCGTCCATCGCCAGCTCCGTCCAAAGCGAGCCCCGCAGCGAGATGTCGGACGGGACGGTCAGCCCCAGCGAGCTCCCCGACAGCCCCGGCCAGACGGCGCCCCCCAGCCGGAGCAAGACCCCCTGCGGCTCGGAGGGGCGGGCGTGCCAGCGCCGCCCGGCCGAGGCCGGCGAGCCCAGGCAGCGCTTCCAGCTCCCCCCCGACCTGGACGCCGCCATCTACTTCACGGTGGAGAAGCCCAGCGAGAACTTCTCCTGCGCGTCCAGCCTGAGCGCCCTGCCTCTCCACGAGCACTACGTGCAGAAGGACGTGGAGCTCAAGCTGACCCCGCTCCTCCCGCGGGGCGAGCGCGACCCGGGCCCGGGCCGGCGCGACAGCGAGGGCAActcggacgacgacgacgacatccAGATCCTGGAGGAGTGCATCCACTCGGCCATGCCCTCCAAGTTCGGGAAGGCCGGCGCCCCGGCCGGCGCCCCGGCCGGCGCCTCGCCCGCCCCGCGCCGCTTCGCCAAAGCCCTGCGCCTCCCGGTCTACGTGATGCTCCCGGACGGGACCACGTGCCCCGGGAGGAGAATGGCGGCCCCGCGGAAGGACCTCGGGTGGGACGACTCGTCCGACGGGAGTCCGCCCAGCGACGAGGTCCTCCCGGGCCCGGCCGAGGAGCGTCCGGCCCGGCCCCTGGACGAGAGGATCGAGGACCTGCGCATCTTCTCGCGCCTGCGCAAAGCCGACAGAATCAAGTACCCGTGGCGCGCCGTTCCCTCGGAGCGCAACGGCAAACACGTGGTTCCCACTCACAAGGTCCTGATGCAGAGCAAGGAAGTGGCCGAGCGGGTGGCCGGCCTGAGGAACCGCCAGCGTTCTCCGGGCCGAGCCCAGAAGCCGCCGCGGCCGCCCGTCGTGAAGCGCCGGGCGGAAACGGGCCAAGAGCAAAAGGGAAACCGTTCTTGGGAGGACGGCAAAACTTTCCGCCGGGATGGCGGGATCGGCAGAAACGGCGCCAAGGGAATCTCCGGGAACCTTTCCAGGAGCGCCGGCAACGTCGGCGGGAACCTGTCCAAAAGCGCCGGCAACGTCGGCGGCTACGCGTCCGGGAGCGCCGCCCACGTCGGCGTGGGCGGGACCCCGGCGTTTTACGCCAAGCCCAGGGGCTTCCACGGGATCAAGCAGAAGCTGGTGAAGGACGACTCCCCGGCCTTCCACTCGCTCAGCTCCTCCCTGAGTTCCCTGAGCGAGGCCGAGTCGGAGGAACGCCGCTCCAAAACTCGGCGCACCTGGCACGCCGGCAAACGCCTTTGCCGGCGGAGCTCTCCCAGTTCCGTCAGCGTGGACTCGGAAGACGACCTCCTCCAGAAGTGCATCACCTCCGCCATGCCCCGGCAGAGACGGAAGGCGCCGCCCTCCGGCGGGAACGAGGCGGCGCGGGAGGCCTCGGACCCGTGGAGCGCGGACGAGGACAGCGAGGACTCGGCGTGGGACCGGGACTCGGACCTGAACAGCGTGGAATGGAGAGCCATCCGAGAAGGCGCCGACTCGGTGGTCAGCGGGCTCCAGGCCTCCAAGTGTCAAGAGCTGTCTTCCGAAGAGAGCGAGTCGGTCCTGTCCTTCATGTCCACGTCCAGCTTCAGCCCCAAGGAGCGCAAGTTGGCCAAGGACAAGAAGGCCAACAAGCCTCTGGACTTTGCGCAGCGCAAGCCGGTGGCCAACTTGCCCGTGGTCTTCAGGGGCCGAACGGTCACCTACACCCCCGTCAAAGAGACGGCCCCTTCGCAGATACCTCCGGCCAGGAGAGCGCCCCAAGCGCCCAAGAACCCGCAGCTGGCTCAGCACAGATCCAAGAGCCTCCACCGCCTGGGAAGGCCCGGAGAAACGGAGCTGTCTTTACCCAAAAGGAGCTCCACTCCGCCCCCGAGGATTCCCCGGAGTTCTTCGTCGGCGTCATCGCAGAGTTCCGGGCCTTCCCCGAGGAAGCCCACGTCCCCGACCCTTTCGACCGGCGGGCCCGCCCGGAAGAAGGCGCCGGCCGCCGGCCCCCCCGAGAGGAAGGGACGCGCTCCGGCGGTGGCGGAGAAAGCGGACAGGTCGTCGGGCAGGACCCAGAAGTCTCCGGTCAGGATCCCGTTCATGCAAAATTCGGCCAAAGCCACCAGACCTCTGTCCCCTCTGGTCACCAACCAGACCACGAGGGCGCAAAAGCAGGTCGGCGGCGGGAGGCCCGGCGGGAGGCCCAGCGGGAGGCCCGGCGGGGGCGCCCCGTCCCGTTCCGCCGAGTCGGACTCCAACGGATTCTCCAGGCAGCTGACCTTCATCAAGGAATCGGAGAATGGATTGAAGCGCAACGCGCCCCGCAAGGGTTCCCCTCAGCGGCCGGTTCCCGCCGCCTCGGCGGTCTTCCTCTGCTCGTCCCGCTGCCTGGAGCTgaaggccgccgccgccgcccagaATTCCAAGAAGACGGCGGGGACGTGCCCCGGACAGACGCGGCCGGTCCGCCGAGCGGGGCCCCCCGGCGCCCCGGAGAGACGCCCGCCCGGGAGGAGCGGCTCGGAGAGCCCCGACAGGTACAG GGCCGGCGGGCGAATGGCCGGCGGCAGAACCCGGGGGGCGAGGCCAGAGCGCGACGCGGAGGTCTTCAGACGTCACGCCTCGTCCCCGAGCATCGGTGTCCTGAGCCGAGTGACCAGTCGCTCGTCCCTGCGCTCCTCGTCCTCCGACTCCAGCGGGAGGGCCAAGAGCGAGgacggcggcggaggcggcggcggcggcaagaAGGCCGGCCGAAACCACGCCTGGAGGAGGATCAGGGACGAAGACGTGCCACGGATCTTGAAAAGTACCCTTCCGCCCAATGCGCTGGCCCTGGCGCCTTCGCCCGAGGAGGAAGAGCGGCCGGCTTTGCCCATGCCGCCTTCTCGCAGCGTCAGCGACGCCACCGTCCAGACGGAAGACTTTCCCGGCGCGCTCCGGAAGCCCGAAGGCGGCGGCGGAGACCCGGGTGGAAAAGGCGACGGGCACCCCCACGCCGTCCATTTCCGTCAAGGCTCTCCCGGCAAGGCGGCCAGAGTGTCCCCCTTCAACTACGTCCCCagtccggcggcggcggcggcggcgggagcgCTCCCGGCGCCGGACCGCCTCAAGACGGACGGCCAAAGTCAGTCGTAG
- the LOC144079318 gene encoding uncharacterized protein LOC144079318 yields MTAAKTAKKGKMGLGTKVALALLSLWSLVSLVVIVTWATSPDLQSSARCRQELRESRERSLGAQELWARDKEQLDEELRRSRQESERREAALQLMAQSLRHANLTLDDCRQRQVLLLANVSSLREEAELQLERHLNLSEELRRQEGHAEALRHNLTQSRHLEEACSSLKAAADNQASAAQTQTRACRADRDYLRKQLVECQEAKSRAAPPPQSRSQPTSQTGSGSRFTTPSAAALALALWAGLLAS; encoded by the exons ATGACGGCGGCAAAGACGGCGAAGAAGGGCAAGATGGGCCTGGGGACCAAAGTGGCCCTGGCCCTACTCTCCCTGTGGTCCCTGGTCTCCCTGGTGGTCATCGTCACGTGGGCCACGTCCCCGGACCTGCAGAGCTCGGCGCGCTGCCGCCAGGAACTGCGCGAGAGCCGCGAGAGGTCCTTGGGCGCCCAGGAGCTTTGGGCCCGCGACAAGGAACAGCTGGACGAGGAGCTGCGGCGGTCTCGCCAAGAGAGCGAGCGCCGCGAGGCCGCGCTCCAACTCATGGCGCAAAGCCTCCGACACGCCAACCTCACGCTGGACGACTGCCGCCAGCGACAG GTGCTCCTTCTGGCCAACGTCAGCTCGCTGCGGGAGGAGGCGGAGCTTCAGCTTGAGAGGCACCTCAACTTGAGCGAGGAGCTGCGGCGTCAAGAGG GGCACGCGGAGGCGCTGCGGCACAACCTGACACAGAGCCGGCACCTGGAGGAGGCGTGCTCCAGCCTCAAGGCGGCCGCCGACAACCAGGCCTCCGCCGCGCAGACGCAGACTCGCGCCTGCCGAGCCGACCGGGACTACCTGCGCAAACAGCT CGTCGAGTGTCAGGAGGCCAAGTCCAGAGCGGCGCCCCCACCGCAGAGCCGAAGCCAGCCGACTTCCCAGACCGGGTCCGGGTCCCGCTTCACCACGCCCTCCGCCGCGGCGCTAGCGCTAGCACTGTGGGCCGGCCTCCTGGCCAGCTGA
- the LOC144079305 gene encoding calcium/calmodulin-dependent protein kinase type IV-like, which produces MPTSRPGSEAVPVPLPADFWVDGSRRDGTVEEFYTLGSELGRGATSVVYRCEEKDKKKPYAVKVLKKTIDKKIVRTEIGVLLRLSHPNIIRLEEIFETDTDIALILELVTGGELFDRIVERGYYSERDAAHVIKQILEAVAYLHENGVVHRDLKPENLLYADLSLDAPLKIADFGLSKIIDDQVTMKTVCGTPGYCAPEILRGNAYGPEVDMWSVGVILYILLCGFEPFFDARGDQYMYTRILNGDYEFVSPWWDEVSLNAKDLVSKLIVLDPAKRLSVRQALRHPWVLGKAARFSHMDTAHRKLQEFNARRKLKAAMKAVVATGRMHESSRRRTDSCESPASGPSRDPPPEGAAHEDREAAPSEKGERGPAPPGESAASPAPAPARPPLRADDNQRRGKSTPAPPEKSPSGVGSRPPDPPAPPSPDGLHNGFASEAEAEPIAVGADAPPSVSSSR; this is translated from the exons ATGCCGACGTCCCGGCCCGGTTCGGAGGCGGTGCCAGTCCCGCTGCCTGCCGACTTTTGGGTGGACGGCTCGCGCAGGGACGGCACGGTGGAAGAGTTCTACACGCTGGGCTCCGAATTGGGCAG GGGCGCCACTTCCGTGGTGTATCGCTGCGAAGAAAAGGACAAGAAGAAGCCGTACGCCGTCAAGGTTCTCAAGAAAACG ATCGACAAGAAGATCGTCCGCACGGAGATCGGCGTCCTGCTGCGGCTGTCGCACCCCAACATC ATCCGGCTGGAGGAGATCTTCGAGACGGACACCGACATCGCCCTGATCCTGGAGCTGGTGACGGGAGGCGAGCTCTTCGACAG GATCGTGGAGCGCGGCTACTACAGCGAGAGGGACGCCGCTCACGTCATCAAGCAGATCCTGGAGGCCGTGGCG TATCTTCACGAGAACGGCGTGGTGCACCGCGACCTGAAACCCGAGAATTTGCTCTACGCCGACCTGTCGCTGGACGCGCCGCTGAAAATCG CGGACTTTGGACTCTCCAAGATAATCGACGATCAGGTGACCATGAAGACGGTGTGCGGTACGCCCGGATACTGTG CTCCCGAGATCCTCCGAGGAAATGCTTACGGGCCCGAAGTGGACATGTGGTCGGTGGGCGTCATCCTCTACATCCT GCTGTGCGGGTTCGAGCCCTTCTTCGACGCCCGGGGGGACCAGTACATGTACACGCGCATCCTCAACGGAGACTACGAATTTGTCTCCCCCTGGTGGGACGAAGTCTCGCTCAACGCCAAGGACCTG GTGAGCAAGCTGATCGTGCTGGACCCGGCCAAACGTCTGAGCGTGCGGCAGgcgctccggcacccctggGTGCTGGGCAAGGCGGCCCGCTTCTCGCACATGGACACGGCGCACAGGAAGCTGCAGGAGTTCAACGCCAGGCGCAAACTCAAG GCGGCCATGAAGGCGGTGGTGGCCACGGGCCGGATGCACGAGTCATCTCGCCGTCGGACCGACAGCTGCGAGAGCCCCGCCTCGGGGCCGTCGCGGGACCCGCCCCCCGAAGGCGCCGCCCACGAAGACCGGGAAGCCGCGCCCTCGGAAAAGGGGGAGCGCGGCCCCGCCCCTCCCGGCGAGTCGGCCGCCTCTCCCGCCCCCGCCCCGGCTCGGCCGCCGCTTCGCGCGGACGACAACCAGCGGCGTGGCAAGTCCACGCCGGCCCCGCCCGAAAAGAGCCCGTCGGGTGTCGGGTCGCGACCACCCGACCCTCCCGCGCCCCCGAGTCCCGACGGCCTGCACAACGGCTTCGCGTcggaggcggaggcggagccCATCGCCGTCGGCGCCGACGCCCCCCCGTCAGTGAGCTCCTCCCGTTGA
- the fam174c gene encoding protein FAM174C — MCFAGTHSRHVVLWLSYFEEVPCTFWMKTNPMGGLMDYWVDPPEGAPPSSQSKAAKTSPDIRVGESSTFYFVNKAQRLTELARRLQPFASFFVLFPAFAALGGSGDGVWDFSMAASTFSSFLALLLVSLATLCRTLASDSDANADANETQSPPKSNSTTGSGSGRGQGGLTGFGMDSSMMRRAAYVLIAITAMGFLYFIARAGCVKKMAPRKKYGLLSHSEDTMELTAAAASDDEDDNTLYEARPLRR, encoded by the exons ATGTGTTTTGCCGGGACGCATTCAAGGCATGTTGTCTTGTGGCTTTCATACTTTGAGGAAGTTCCATGCACTTTTTGGATGAAGACAAATCCTATGGGAGGCCTTATGGATTACTGGGTGGATCCGCCGGAGGGCGCACCGCCGTCCAGCCAGAGTAAAGCCGCGAAGACGTCACCGGACATCCGGGTGGGCGAGTCGTCGACTTTTTACTTTGTCAACAAAGCCCAGCGGCTGACGGAATTAGCGCGACGGCTCCAACCTTttgcctctttttttgttttgtttcccgcTTTCGCAGCACTTGGCGGCAGCGGCGACGGAGTTTGGGACTTTTCCATGGCGGCTTccactttttcctcttttctcgCCCTTCTTCTGGTTTCTCTAGCGACGCTGTGCCGGACTCTCGCTTCCGACTCTGACGCCAACGCCGACGCCAACGAGACCCAAAGTCCTCCGAAAAGCAACAGCACGACCGGAAGCGGAAGTGGCCGAGGCCAAGGAGGCCTGACGGGCTTCGGCATGGACTCGTCCATGATGAGGCGGGCCGCTTACGTGCTCATCGCCATTACCGCCATGGGATTTCTTTACTTTATCGCCAGGGCCGGCTG CGTGAAGAAGATGGCACCCAGGAAGAAGTACGGCCTGTTATCTCACTCCGAGGATACCATGGAgctgacggcggcggcggccagcgacgacgaagacgacAACACCCTCTACGAGGCGCGTCCCCTCCGCAG GTGA